Part of the Kitasatospora sp. NBC_01266 genome, AGAGGAAAGCGGTGCCGCCGACGGTGAGCACCAGCAGGATCTCCTCGGTGGCGTAGGCCACCGAGGAGAGCGGGTCGGACGCGAAGATCGGCAGCGCCAGCCGCTTGGGCAGCAGCGTCTCGCCCAGCTCCTCGCTGCGCATGGCCTGACCGATCACGAGGCGCTTGAGCGCCGAAGGCAGGTTGAACACAAGCGCGAGCGTATGCGTCCCATGCGTATTGGCGATGGGCGACTCGCGGGCGGTGAATTACCTTCGTACGGCCGTTCGGTCTCGCGTTTGCGCAGGTCAGCGAGGTAGAGGGCAATCCGGATACGCCACCCGAACGCATCGGGAGATGGCATGAACGGCGCATCGAATGCCTGGCTGATATCACACAGACAGGCTAGTTGTGCTATTTCGGCTGCATTCGTCTTCCGCTGAATTCGTCGTGCCGAGTCGTGCCGATGAGATGTTCCCGGTCGGCCGCTCCGCGCTACATCCGCAGCCGCAGCCGGCAGACCACCGCGTCGGTGCCACGGCGCAGCGCCCGGTCGATCAGCACCCCGCGCTGGTTCTGCAGCGCCCGCTGCCAGAAGTGCACCGGCTCGACCTCGGCGATCAGCACCGTGATCCGGTCGAAGCCGCCGTCCTCAGCGCGCGGCTGCTGGGCCAGTCCGTTGACGAAGCCGACCAGCGGCCGGCCGAGCCGCCGGTGCGCGTCCTTCACCTGGACCAGCGGCACGCCCGGCTGCCACAACTCCCAGTCCCGGCGCAACGCTTCGGCCGTCTGCTGGTCCTCGACGTCCGGCTCGGTCGGCACCACGGTCACCGCGAGCACCTCGTCGCCGAGCGAGAGGGCGGCGGAGAGCGCCTCGCGGGTCATCCGGGTGAGCGAGTGGACCGGCACCACGACCAGCGAGCGCTGCGGGGTCAGCGGCCCGGGGATCCGGCCCAGTTCCAGCCGCTCCCCGATCCGCCCGTACGCCCGGTGCACCAGCTCGAAGAGCAGCACCATCAGCGGCAGCGCGACCACGATGCCCCAGGCGCCCTCGGTGAACTTGGTACCGGTGACCACCAGGGTGGCCACCCCGGTCAGCAGCGCGCCGAAGCCGTTCAGCGCCGCCTTGCCGCGCCAACCGGCGCAGCGGCTCAGCCACCAGTGCTTGACCATGCCGATCTGACAGATCGTGAAGCCGACGAAGACGCCGATCGAGAAGAGCGGCACCAGGCTGTTCACGTCCCCGCCGGAGGCCACCAGCAGGCCCGCCGAGACCACGGCCAGGAAGAGCACGCCGTGCCGGTGCACCTGGTGGTCGGCCCGCAGCGCGAAGACATGCGGCAGGTGGTTGTCCCGGGCCAGCAGGCGCATCAGCACCGGCAGCCCGCCGAAGGAGGTGTTGGCGGCCAGCGCCAGCAGGATCACGGTGGCGAACTGGACCAGGTAGAAGCCGAATCCGTGACCGAGCGAGGCGTCGGCCAACTGGGCGAGCACGGTGACGCCCTCCACCGGCTGCAGGTGGAAGCGGCCGATCAGCACGGCCAGTCCGATCAGCATCACGCCGAGCACCCCGCCGAGGGCGACCTCGGTGTGCTGGGCGCGCTTGACCCGGGGAGCCCGGAAGGAGGGCACCGCGTTGGCCACCGCCTCCACCCCGGTCAGCGCCGAGCAGCCGGAGGCGAAGGCCTTGAGCAGCAGCAGCGCGCCCACCGAGGTCGCGTTGGCGGCCAGCGTGGAGGCGTGCCCGGCCGCTGCCGCCGTGCTGGCGGGAGCGGAGCGGAACAGGCCGATCACGATGATCGCCATGATCGAGAGCACGAAGACCGCGGTCGGCAGCATGAACCAGCGGGCCGACTCGGCGATGCCGCGCAGGTTCACCCCCGTGACCAGGACCAGCACCCCCAGGCAGAGCCAGACCCGGTCCGGGTAGAGGGAGGGGAAGGCGGAGGTCAGCGCGGCCACACCGGCGGTCACCGAGACCGCGACGTTGAGGATGTAGTCGACCACCAGGGAGGCGGCGGCGGTCAGCGCGGTGCGCCGGCCCAGGTGGGTCTTGGCCACCGCGTAGGAGCCACCGCCGTCCGGGAAGGCCGCGATCACCTGCCGGTAGGAGGCGGTGAGCACCGCGAGCAGCAGCGCGATGGCGGCGGTGACCGGCAGGGTGAAGCCCAGGCCGTAGCTGCCGGCGGCGGCGAGCACCAGGACGATCGACTCGGGCCCGTACGCGACCGAGGCCATCGCGTCCAACGAGAGCGCGGCCAGGCCGCCGAGTGCGGTCAGCTTGTCGCGGTCGTGCGCGCGGTCGGCGGCGGCGGTGGCGGAGGCACCGCTACCGGATATGCCGGGCTCGACCGCCCCGGTATGCGGGGGCTCGGCCTGGACGGCGTCAGGGGTGATGGGCATCGGATGGCTCCTGTACTCGGCTGCGCTTCGCATCGTCCCCGGACAAGCGGCGAACCACCCGCGCCCTATACGCGTTCCTAACGGCGCTTCCGGCGAATCTGACACCCCGTTGATGCTCGTCACCCATGGCTCGCACCGCATCGCCTCACCGTCAGCCGACCAGCTCCAGCGGAAGGTGGTACGCGTTGCGCCGCTCGATCTCCGCGAGATCCCGCTGCAACTGCGGCCGAGGCACCGTCAGCACCGGGCACCCGGCCCGCCGCACGCAGTAGCCGCTCACCGACGGACGCAGCCGCCGCCACCACCGCCCCTCGCCCGCGCCGACGATCAGCACGTCGTCCGGCCCGTCGGCCACCGCGACCAGCGACGCCCCCGGCTCACCGCGCACCGCGAGCCCGCTCAGCGGCAGCTGTGCCACCCCGGCCGGGAACGCCTCGGCCAGCGCCGTCGTCAGCCGCTCCACGGCAGCCTCCCGGCAGGCCGACAGCAGCGGCGGGCAGGGTGCGCGGCGGAAGCCGTACTCCCCGCCCGGCGGCGTCCAGACCAGCACCGCGAGCAACTCCGCCCCGGTCCGCCGCGCCTCCTCGGCCCCCCGGTGCAACGCCGCCAGACTCCCCAGCGACCCACTGACCCCCACCACAACCCGCCGCCGCTCCACCACGCCTACCCCTTCTCCCACCGGGCCCGCCTCACCCCAGCAAACGGGACCCACCCGGCCGGCTCCAGCCCCCTGACACATCCCTGACGACGCCACGCCCCATCCCAACGCCCCCCTGACGACCCGCCGCCCGACGCCCGGTCAGCGGTGCACCGGCCCCTGGTCCGCACCTGGTCCGCACACGTCGGCTGGGCCTCGGCTCCGGGCGCACAAAACGAGACAGCCCCCGATCCGCGTTTCCGCAGATCGGGGGCTGTCTCTCTATCCTGTGGCTGGTGCAGGGTTCGAACCTGCGTAGCTTGCGCGACAGATTTACAGTCTGCTCCCTTTGGCCGCTCGGGCAACCAGCCAGGATGTTCGTCTCGCGGGGCTGCGCCCCGTTCGACTGGATAAACCTTACCTGATGGCAGGGGGTGCTCCGCCACTTGATTGGTCACGTGATGATCAAGGGGGTCGGGCGCAGCGTCGCTGGATAGGCTGGGGGCGTGAGGGCCCCGCTCCGGTTGGGGCTGTACTGCCGACATCGCAAGGAGACCACCACAGATGGCCGACTCCAGTTTCGACATCGTCTCGAAGGTCGAGAAGCAGGAGGTCGACAACGCGATCAACCAGACCTCTCGTGAGATCGCCAACCGTTACGACTTCAAGAACGTCGGCGCGAGCATCGGCTGGACCGGCGAGCGGATCGAGCTGAAGGCTGACGGCGAGGAGCGGGTGAAGGCCATCCTCGACGTGCTGCAGAGCAAGCTGATCGCACGCAAGATCTCGCTGAAGGCGCTGGACGCCGGCGAGCCGCAGCTGTCCGGCAAGGAGTACAAGATCTTCGCGACGATCAAGGAGGGCATCTCCCAGGAGAACGCCAAGAAGATCTCCAAGATCATCCGCGACGAGGGCCCGAAGGGCGTCAAGGCGCAGGTGCAGGGCGAGGAGCTGCGGGTCTCCTCCAAGAGCCGGGACGACCTGCAGGCCGTTCAGACCCTGCTCAAGGGCAAGGACCTGGACTTCGCGATCCAGTACGTGAACTACCGCTAGCGCAGGGCTCCGTCCTGCGGAGTCACTGCCGGTAGGCCTGGGAGGGCACAGTGAGGGCACCGCGCTGAAGATCGCTTCGCGCGCCGCCCTCGCTGTGCCCTCCTCGTCCGTCCGCAGGTGCGTGCAGGTGGTGAGCGCGATCGGCCCGACGCCCGAGCACGCCGGGCGTGGCGCCGAGGCCCTCGGACCTGGTACTCGGCGGCCTCGGACTCAGCGACTCGGCACCGCGGTCCCGTGCAGGGCGTCGGCCTCGGCCTGGGCCGCTGGGGAGAGCGGGCGGTGGCCCTTGCCGCGCTGGCAGGGCGGGACCTCGGCACGGGTCGGGCGGGCGGGGCGGTCCAGCACGATGGCTCCGCCGCGGTCGACCATCCTCAGCCCCGCTCCTTGCGGCGCCAGTGCGTGGCGGGCGATGACCGCTCCGCTCGCGGTGGTGATCGACAGGAACGACTCCCCGAGGCGTCGCTGGACCTGCACGGCCGCGCCGGCCAGATCGGGCGGAACCGCGTAGAAGTTGCCGCGGTAGGCGACCAGGCCTTGCGGCAGGACGGTACGGCCGAGGCAGCTCCGCAGCGGGTACGGGGTGGCCGGCAGGTCCAGCAGCGCCGTCGCGGGAGTCGGCTGGGTCGGGTCGCCGACCGGGTGGCGGCGGCCGTCGAGGCCGGACGCGAACCGGTCGAGGCTGTCCTGCGCGGCCCAGAGGGAGCCGCCGTCCGCCACGGTGCGCCACCAGCTGCGGGCCGCCACCTGGTGGGCCGCGTCCGCGGCGCCGACCCGGTCGGATCGGCAGACCTTGACCGTCACGCCGTAGTACTTCGCCACCTGCGCGAAGGCCGGCGAGACCCGACCGGTCTCGGGGCACCACACGGCCGGCACCCGGCGGAACCGCCAGCGCCCGGTGGTGCCGCCCAGCCGCCGCAGCACCTGGTCGATGGCTTCGACAAGCTGCGGGAACTCCTCGCCTTCGGTGATCACCGCGCGCCAGCGATCCGGCCGGACCAGCGAACCCAGCAGCAGGCGAGCCGGGCTCCCGCCGTCCCACTGCGCGGGCGGATCGGTCAGCTCCAGCCACTCGAACCGGATCTTCTCGTCCGCCGGACGTGGGGCGGCGTCGCCTCCGCCGGGCCCGACGGAGCAGCAGAACGCGCAGGCAGGCCGGGCCTGGTGCTTGCGCAGGGCCCGGGTGAAGGTCGAATACCGACCTGGATAGCCCAATGCCCCGACTTCGTCGAACAGCGCGGATGCCGGCAGGTGCGGGTCGTCCGAGAGTCGCTGCCGGCAGTACGGCAGGAACCGGGAGAACTCGTCCCGGGCCGGACTGCGGGTCCCCACGGCCCGCTCTCCGCTGAGGTAGGACCTCACCGTCTTGCGGTCGTGCCCCAGCTGCCGGGCGATCGCCGAGATGGACCACCCCTGCCGCTGCAGTTCCCGCACATCCTCGTATTCCTCCTTGGTGAGCATACACAGCTCCTTACAAGCCGGACTTCCCTCCGCAGGCACGGCCCTGAATTCTGGACGGACCCCGTGCGGCCGTAAATGCTACACGATCACGGCGGAACAAATTGAGGAAAGCTCGAGCGCCGGGCGTGCGCCCTGGGGATTTTCAGGGAGCACGGGCGCCGGGAAGAATTGCGCCAGCCCTCGCGCCACTGGGGAGATCCGGCGAGCATCGCCGGAAACTCATATGGAACGACGCCCATATTCCACGGACAACGGACAGCGGCCGGCGCGCGCCGCCGGATCATTCGCCGGCCGCGGAGCGGGCGACGGTCAGGAATTGCCGACAACGCCTCCTCGCTCCTGGCACCGACAACAGCGTGCGGGCCGCCTCGTCGGCTGTGACGACTTGGCCGTTCGAGCCCGCCGAGCCCACTCGGGCGTTTCGACAACTCGACCGGGGAGCTCGTGGCAAATGCCGACGGCAAATATCGCTGGCAAAGGCCACCCGAACGGCCCAGGGACGACGGTTATCAGAACCTTGAAGGATGCTTGACCGGAGAACAGGTCATCGAAAGAAGTATCATCGTAAATTCTGCCGCACCCTCAGGCGCCCACCGGGGCAACGGCCGCGCCGCGCCATGGCCATCGCCCGC contains:
- a CDS encoding APC family permease; the protein is MPITPDAVQAEPPHTGAVEPGISGSGASATAAADRAHDRDKLTALGGLAALSLDAMASVAYGPESIVLVLAAAGSYGLGFTLPVTAAIALLLAVLTASYRQVIAAFPDGGGSYAVAKTHLGRRTALTAAASLVVDYILNVAVSVTAGVAALTSAFPSLYPDRVWLCLGVLVLVTGVNLRGIAESARWFMLPTAVFVLSIMAIIVIGLFRSAPASTAAAAGHASTLAANATSVGALLLLKAFASGCSALTGVEAVANAVPSFRAPRVKRAQHTEVALGGVLGVMLIGLAVLIGRFHLQPVEGVTVLAQLADASLGHGFGFYLVQFATVILLALAANTSFGGLPVLMRLLARDNHLPHVFALRADHQVHRHGVLFLAVVSAGLLVASGGDVNSLVPLFSIGVFVGFTICQIGMVKHWWLSRCAGWRGKAALNGFGALLTGVATLVVTGTKFTEGAWGIVVALPLMVLLFELVHRAYGRIGERLELGRIPGPLTPQRSLVVVPVHSLTRMTREALSAALSLGDEVLAVTVVPTEPDVEDQQTAEALRRDWELWQPGVPLVQVKDAHRRLGRPLVGFVNGLAQQPRAEDGGFDRITVLIAEVEPVHFWQRALQNQRGVLIDRALRRGTDAVVCRLRLRM
- a CDS encoding Mu transposase domain-containing protein — encoded protein: MLTKEEYEDVRELQRQGWSISAIARQLGHDRKTVRSYLSGERAVGTRSPARDEFSRFLPYCRQRLSDDPHLPASALFDEVGALGYPGRYSTFTRALRKHQARPACAFCCSVGPGGGDAAPRPADEKIRFEWLELTDPPAQWDGGSPARLLLGSLVRPDRWRAVITEGEEFPQLVEAIDQVLRRLGGTTGRWRFRRVPAVWCPETGRVSPAFAQVAKYYGVTVKVCRSDRVGAADAAHQVAARSWWRTVADGGSLWAAQDSLDRFASGLDGRRHPVGDPTQPTPATALLDLPATPYPLRSCLGRTVLPQGLVAYRGNFYAVPPDLAGAAVQVQRRLGESFLSITTASGAVIARHALAPQGAGLRMVDRGGAIVLDRPARPTRAEVPPCQRGKGHRPLSPAAQAEADALHGTAVPSR
- a CDS encoding universal stress protein, which encodes MGEGVGVVERRRVVVGVSGSLGSLAALHRGAEEARRTGAELLAVLVWTPPGGEYGFRRAPCPPLLSACREAAVERLTTALAEAFPAGVAQLPLSGLAVRGEPGASLVAVADGPDDVLIVGAGEGRWWRRLRPSVSGYCVRRAGCPVLTVPRPQLQRDLAEIERRNAYHLPLELVG
- a CDS encoding YajQ family cyclic di-GMP-binding protein is translated as MADSSFDIVSKVEKQEVDNAINQTSREIANRYDFKNVGASIGWTGERIELKADGEERVKAILDVLQSKLIARKISLKALDAGEPQLSGKEYKIFATIKEGISQENAKKISKIIRDEGPKGVKAQVQGEELRVSSKSRDDLQAVQTLLKGKDLDFAIQYVNYR